In the genome of Maribacter forsetii DSM 18668, the window AATTCTTACCCGTATTAAACGTACTGTTGGAAACCCTACGGCTGCCGTCATTTTACGCACTTGACGAAACTTACCTTCTGTAATTACAATACGTATCCATGAGGTGGGTCTGTGTCTACCAATTCGTAATTGCACATCAGCATCGGGCAGGGTAGGAGGTTCGTTTAGAATTATTACATTACATGGTTTGGTCATATACTTTTTACCGAATATGCCAATAGCTACTCCTTCAGATATTTCTTTTATAGCTTCTGTGGTTATCAGACCATCCAGCTGTGCTAGATATTCTTTTTCTATACCTGCTCTATTTATAGTATCGCTTAATTTTCCATCCGTGGTCATTAATAATAGACCTTCAGATTTTTCATCTAATCTACCTACTGGCATTATTCCCTCAGGGAAATTATGAAGTTCTGTCAAAAATCGTTTTTTGCGACGTTGACGGTCTTCACCAGAAGTCATTTGACTTAGCACACCCACTGGTTTGTACACTTTATAATGTAAATGTTCCAATAATTTATACGTTTACGGCTAATATAGGTTACACATGGTCGCAAAAGGTACCCTTTTTAACCCATGTATTAGTAATGTTTTGCAGAGAATGTTACCTTTGTAAACTCCAGAGAAGATTTTATGCAAGAGACAGTTTTTGAATTACAAGATAGAAAGACCGACAAGGAACTTTACAGCTATCAACAAGGTGCAATTCAACAAATTTTTGACAAGTTCGATTCAGAACGAGATGATTATCACCTTCTATACCAATTGCCTACCGGTGGTGGTAAAACAGTGATTTTTTCCGAAATGGTACGTCAATACCTCAAAAACCACAACAAAAAGGTTTTGGTAATGACGCATCGTATTGAACTTTGTAACCAAACTTCTGCCATGCTTACTAGTTTTGGCGTTGTGAATAAAGTAGTAAACAGCAAGGCTAATCTTGATGACCATGAACGTTACAGTTGTTATGTAGCCATGGTAGAGACCTTAAACAATAGGTTGAACGATGACCAACTAGATATTTCTGATGTTGGTTTGGTTATTATTGATGAAGCTCACTATAATTCTTTCACCAAACTTTTTAAGTTCTTCGAAAATTCTTTTGTTCTTGGTGTTACGGCAACCCCGTTAAGTTCTAATAAGGACTTACCAATGAACAAAAACTATGATGAGCTTATACCAGGTGAAACCATAGAAAATCTTATTGCCAATGATTTCTTGGCAAGGGCAGAAGTATTTCAGTATGATATGGGACTTACGTCTCTTGAAATTGGGTCTAATGGTGATTATACCGTAAAATCTTCGGCTGATCTATATACAAGCCCTGCAATGTTAAGTAAGCTATTAGAAGCTTATACCAAACATTCTAAAGGTAAAAAGACATTGATTTTCAACAATGGTATTGAAACTTCTATACAGGTATACCATACTTTTCAAGCTGCTGGTTTAAATATTATGCATCTTGATAATACTGCTACCAAAAAGCAGCGTAAGCAAATATTAAAATGGTTTAAAGAAACACCTGATGCTATACTAACATCCGTAAGTATATTGACCACAGGTTTTGATGAGCCTACTATTGATACTATTATCTTAAATAGGGCAACAAAATCTCTTACTCTTTACTATCAAATGATCGGTAGGGGTTCTAGGGTTTTGAATAACAAATCTAAATTTACGGTTATAGATTTAGGTAACAACCTTTATCGTTTTGGACCATGGGGTGCAGATTTAGATTGGGGAGCTATTTTCAAGTCTCCCAATTTCTACATGGACCGTATTAAGGATGATGAGGATATTGAAAGTGATTTTAAACTTGAGCTTTCCGAAGAAGTAAAAGCAGAATTCAAGAACTCAGAAGATACTTATTTTGATATTAAAGAAACTTACGAAACGGCAACGTTTGCGGGCGAATCTTCAAAAGTTGTTTTAGAACGATCCATTGCACATCATGCTTATATGTGTATTGAAAATAGTGAAGATGTTTATGATGCACTAGCTTTAGCAAAATTGCTAAAGGAAGATATTGATAATCGTATTCATGTATATGGAAAATGCATAAGTAAGAGTACTTATAATTTCTTAAGCTGGTTGAAAGATGATTACCAAAAGAAATTGAATGCTTACTTACGTGAAAATTTTGATAGGGTATTTGAAGATATTCACGGGCATCCGCCAGAAGATTAATCAAAGAAAATAGTTTTCTATTTCCATAGATATTATAAAAACGAAAAAGGGCTGTTCTTTAAGAACAGCCCTTTTTATTTATAGCTAATTACATCTTATTCAACTATAAGACTATACTGTGGTGTTGGGTTCAAAGGACAGAAATATACATATTCTCCTTTTTCCAATTTTGTAGCTTTAGAATGACCTACAGTATTATTTTTAACCGCGGCAGTTACATATGCCGTCTGGATATGATTTTCTGGTTTAGAAGCATCCATACCTTTTTTAACCAATACCAAACCAACATCTTTACCCACGTTGTTATTCGCAACATCAAAAACATAAGTTCCTTCGCTAACAGTAATTGATTTTTGTGTAAACTCACCAGTTGTTTGCTCTAAAGCAATTTTCTTAACTGGTTGCTTCATCATTTTGTCTTGAGCGTTTGCGTTGAAAGAAAATGCTAATACGATTACTAAAATTGATAATACTTTTTTCATGTGTTTAAAATTTAATGAGCTTTTGCTCTAATGGATATATTAATAATTATTGTTTGTAAAATTGTATTTATAAAGCAACTGCTTCAGGAAAATCTACTGGCACCTGAGTAGTGCTATGTATGTAGTTTGATATTGTTTTGTCACCTACTAATGAAATGGTGTCAATTAAATTTGCTTTTGTATAACCAGCAGCAAAATAATTTTCTAAAACTTTTTCATCTGTACGACCTCTATTCTCTGTAACGTTTTTTGCTAATTGAGCCAAAGCATCCAATTTGGAGTCAAAAGATGCTTTACCAGCTCTTAGTTCAAGAATTTGCTCATCAGTAAATCCGTTCATTTTACCTATTGCCGTATGTGCAGACAAACAATAGATACAGTTATTTACTTCACTAACCGCTAAATTGACAACTTCTTTCTCTTTAGCTGATAATGATGTTTTTGCGTTTGCAAAATTCAAGTAGTTTTCTAATGCCGTATCACTATTTGCATATGTTGCATATAAGTTAGGAACAAAGCCCAAAGCTTTTTCTAAATTATCGAAAATCGCTTTATTGTTTTCACTTACGTCTTCTCTTGTTGGTATATTAAATGTGCTCATATTTTTATGTTTAATTATTATTGATTTGTTCTTTAAATTATCTGGTACAAAGGTAGCTTCACTATGAAACCTTATTATGTTGAGACGTCCTTTCTACATGTCAATTTTTCCTTTATAAAAAAGAACTGAATGCTTTTGTTAGTCTTGAAGTACTATCAGAATCACAATAGTAATCTGACAAATGATTATGTTGACAATGTTTATCTACATTGATAGTGTTAGGTATAACCGTCTTCTTAGACGTAAATATTTCAATTAAATTGAAGATTGATTTGTGTTTTAAGTTCATGTCTTTGATGTTTTAATTCTACACTACAAAGATCTAGGTATTAAGAATCTTAAAACGGGCAATTTTACCCGAGGTATTGTCAATTTTTCCCTAAAATGATTTTTTAAGTTGCTTCTTAAAATCAGACGGAGATTGCTGAGTTTGCTTTTTAAATAAGCGACTTAAATGAGAGGCATCTTCAAAACCAATTTCATAAGAAATTTCTTTTGTGGTCTTATCTGTATAAATAAGTAATCTCTTTGCTTCAAGAATAATACGCTCATGAATAATTTGTAGGGGAGTGGTATTAAATTTTGAAAAGGTGTTTGAAAGTGTTTTTGGAGATTTAAATAACTTATCGGCATAAAAAACAACCGAATGTTCCGATTTGTAATATTCTTCAACCAGCAAATTGAAGTTTCTGAGCAAATCTACTTTTACATCATTGGTAGCTTCGCTAAACCCTTCTTTTGCTTTAAGCAGTCGCGTACTCATAATCATAAAACGAGCCATAAGCATACGAAGCATTTCTGCTTGAATGGTATCTTCAGTTTCTAGCTCATCAACAAATACCTCGTGCAGCGTATCGAACTTTCGTTGTTGTTTTTCTTCTAAATCTATAACAGGAATATGTGCATTACTAAAAAACAATAAGCCAGCGCAGCTAACTTCTTTATCATGGTCTTTTATACAGTAAAACTCTCTGTTAAATTGATAGACGATCAAATTACGGCCTTCTGTGTAATGTAAGAACTGAATTGGTGTTAATGCCAGCAAACTATGTTCAGAAATGGTATATGGAACACCATCTACTTCAATAGAAGCTTTTTGAGTAGTGGTTCTTATAAAAATATAGATTCCGGCTTGCTTTGGTTTTCTATAAGATTCTAGTAATAATTCATTACCAATTTTCAGTAATCCACCAGTACTAAAATCTTTAAAAACTTCTTGCATGCTGCATTGGTCTAAAAAAAGGATGATTCATTACAGAAGTAACAAATCATCCTTTTAAAATATTTTTAGAACAACTCTTTAAAATCTAACAGCAACCTTGCCTCTTAAATAAAATGGAGTACCGGGAGTAAAATGAATTTCTTCAACAGAAGCTGGTTCACTGAACAATCTACTTTCGGTAGCGAATTGCGTTTCGTTCCACTTCGTATCTAATAAGTTTTCAACGATTACACCAACTGTCCAATTATTGATATGGTAGTTCAGGTTTAGGTCGGTCACAAAATATCCTTCTGCGATAATGCTATTATCTTCATTAGCCGCTCTATCACCTAAATATCTATAGTTAAGGTTCCCTGAAAAATTGCCAATATCGCTGAAAGACAATCCGCCTACAGCAGTAAAATCTGGCGCTAAAGGAATATAATCTTCACCATCAGCTTCTTCTGTACTTCTAGCATAGGTATAATTAACATCACTATATAGATATAACCAATCTAGCATTTGATAACGCGCACCAACTTCTACACCAACTCTTCTAGTTTTTCCACTAGGCTCAACAATACCTGCATCACCAACATACACAAACTCTTGATCTAAAAATAACCCCCATAATGTGGCGTTCAACACCAATTTATCCACTGGCTTGATTATAGTTCCAAAATCAACACCATATGCCCTTGGGAGAATATCCCTACCTTCGTTTGCCGTAACTACACGGGCATCGTTTGAATGAAAACCTAAGCCAGTTTTCAAGAATAACTGCCAGTCTTTATTTACTGAATAAATAGTGTTTAATTTAGGACTCACTATAGCCTTGCTTTCGCTTTTATTATCATATAATTCAGTTAGTTTGTTTTCATAGTCAAAGTTGAAATAGTCGAAACGAACAGACGGATTAAATGTCCAGTTACCTGTTTTATACTCTCCGTCAACAAAACCGTACATATTGGTTTCATCTACATCACCAAAGGCATATTGTTCTAAAACCGTCTTCCTGTTTAAAGTATGCTCTAAGGTCACATCATCTACGTTATCGTTTCTAAATCCTATTCCCGCAGAATATTTAAACCTGTCATCTGCACCAACGGCTATATCTATTTGTTCAAAGACAGTTTCAGCTCCCATTATGGTTCTATCTTCATACTGGCGTATTTGATCTCCATTTATTGGGTCTTCTAAAAAGAAGGTAAAATTAGAAAACAGTTCAAAATCATATTTACTGACAAAAGCCCTTGTTTTTAAAAATTGATCTTCACCTAAAAATTTAGTGTGGTTCAACATCAAGTTCGTTCTACTTGTTTGTCCGCCTTCAGTATCGTCTATAGCACCAAAACGACCTATTATACCTTGATCAATTGCGCGTTGTGGAATTTGTCCAGAAGCATCCCACTTACTTTGAAAATGTGATGCGGTCAAAGTTAATTCCTCTTTCCCTATATCCTTATAATTATATCGTCCTAGAATATTTATACGGTTAAAATTCTGTGGAGAATCAAATGGTCCGTCAGTTAAATACACCTCAGATGCTACATATGCGCTACTCTTACTACTTTCTAAAATATTGAAGAGACCTACAAATCTGTTTGTATTAAATTGTCCCGCTTCGTAAGAGACCATACTCTTATCAATGCTTTTCTTAAGACTCAAATCTACATATCCGGCTGTATTGAAATCGCCTTTGTCCGCGTAATACGGACCTTTACCAAAGTTGATATTATCTATAGTTTCCGGTATTACAAAGTGTAGATCGGCATACCCTTGACCGTGTGCATGAGATACCATATTTACCGGCATACCATCTACACTTATGGCTACATCGGTACCGTGATCAATATCAAATCCTCTTAAAAATATCTGTTCAGCTTTACCACCACCTGCATGTTGACCTATTAATAGACCCGGTACTTTTCTAAGAATCTCTTGTGAAGATTTTACAGGGTCGTTCTGTACATCTACATTTACAATTCTACTCATGGCATCAACTTTAGAAATCACTTCAACTTGCTCTAAATTGATGCTGGATTCTTCTAAAGCTATATTAACACCTTCATTGAAATGTTTCTGTTCAATTACTAATATAAAGGTTTTAAAACCCAAGTTCGAAAAAAATATTGAATCGTTTAATGTGGTTGCTGGTAATGAAAAGGAACCGGTAAGGTTTGAGTGGCTATGTTGCCCCGATGACTGGTTGAAAATGCCCACATTCTCTAAGGCCACACCTTCTTTATCGGTGACCACACCCTTTAGATTCTGGGCATTTGCCTTAGATAATAAACATAATAAAAAAATAAAAGTTAACAGCGTATTCGCCCTTTTACAGCTAAAATTCATAAAATTTGATTTAGAAAGGTTGTCTTTGAAAGTACCTACGACAAAATTTTTGGAAGGTTTTAAAATTTATAAAAAAGCAAACATAAGGCTTAGATAAAGCATCCCTATATTTTTTAGTTTTATAACAATGTTTTAACGATAAGAGTCAAAAGAATACAGTTAATAATAAGAGCTTTGTGGTTTGAATAATTCATTTTATAAAAATCTACATATATGAGTACACAAATATTATTAACCCCATTTCATAAAAATCTGAGCTTAAAGAATAGGGTAGTCATGGCGCCTATGACACGTAGTAGAGCTACCAATGAAGGAAATACACCTACAGAAGATTTACATGTTCCCTATTATACGCAACGAGCTTCCGCAGGATTAATTATTACTGAAGGATCGCAGGTTTCTAAAGATGCCGTTGGTTATGTAAATACAGCCGGTATTCATTCAAAAGAACAAGTAGAAGGCTGGAAAAAAGTAACGAAATCAGTACATGATAAGGGAGGTAAGATTTTCATACAACTTTGGCATGTGGGTAGAATGTCTCACCCAGATTTCCATAATGGTGAATTGCCTTTAGCGCCATCTGCCATAAACCCGAATGCACAGTCATATACTCCAGAAGGATTTAAAGATACGGTTACACCAAAAGCCATGAGCATTGAAGACATTAAGCAAACGGTAGCAGATTTTAAGAACGCAGCTATAAATGCCATGGAAGCAGGATTTGACGGTGTTGAAATTCACTCTTCCAATGGATACTTATTTCATCAATTTTTTAATGGAACATCTAATCATAGAACAGATCAATACGGTGGTTCTATAGAAAACAGAACTCGTTTCTTTTTTGAAGTTTTAGATGCTATTAAAGAGGTAATCCCACAAGAAAAAATCGGCGTTAGATTTAACCCTTCTTTAGACGGAATGTTCAGTATTACTATGGACGAGGAAACGATACCAACATTTGAATATATCATCAAAAAATTGAACGATTATAATTTGGCTTATATCCATTTATCAGAACCATTTACAGATGTTTCGGATATTTCCTTTGCGATAAGGGATATTGCCAAGCATTTTAGACCTCTCTATAATGGCACACTAATGATTAATGCAGGGTTTGACCAAGAATCTGGGAACAAGGTTATTGAAGAAGGCAATGCTGATTTGGTCGCTTATGGTAAACTTTATATTTCCAATCCGGATTTAGTGGAACGTTTTGCCAAAGGTCATGATCTGGCAGAATGGGACAATGACACGTTTTATTCTGGAGGTAAAGAAGGTTATATTGACTATCCTACGTTTAATCAAGAAACCGAGCACGCATAATAATTATTAACTATTAAAATATATAAATATGAATTTTATAAGAAAAGCATACGCAACTTGGAAAGGAAGCGGAAAAGAGGGGCAAGGAACCTTAACAACTGAAAGTACAGTCTTACAAGACACACAATACTCATACAACACTAGATTCGAACAAGGAAATGGCACCAATCCTGAAGAGCTGATAGGAGCGGCACACGCAGGATGTTTTTCTATGCAGTTGAGTTTTTTATTAGGTGAAGAAGGTTTTACCCCCAATTCACTTGATGTAGAAGCTAAAGTAGAATTTAAAAATGGTGAGATAGTAAAGGTAGTTCTAGAATTAAAAGGTGATGTACCAGAAATTAAGGACGCACAATTCAAAGAAATTGCAGAAAATGCTAAATCGGTTTGTCCAATTTCGAAATTATTGAATGCAGAAATCGAACTGATTTCGCACCTTAGTTAATTAAACCCATTAACATATAAAAAAGCAGCCAATGGCTGCTTTTTTATATTAAATAAACCAGCTAGATTATTTAATATGGTCTGTATTTCGCTCTAAATCTTCATTGCCTGAACCACCTTGACTATACAACTGGTTTTCTTCATCTTTTAAAGAATTAATTCGAGATAAGTTTCTACCAGGCACATCTAAATCTTTTCCTGCGAAATCTACATTTTTCTCACGATCGTTTAATTGACTATCATCACCTTTATCCGTCCTCGTATTTTTTACTTTTTCTCCCAAAGCTTGCAAATCATCTGTAGTTACATCAGAATTATAGCTTGTATTTTTATCTTTATTTTTCATATATCTTGTTTTAATCAATTCATGGTAAGCTAACATTTCTTACCCTCGGTATTTGACACAAAACATTGTTATACGTGCTCATATACTACGAAAGAAACTATGAGGAACAGAACTGTATTTGGATTAACATTTTTTGGTAAAGCATCAAACTAATCATGGTAATTTCAACAACTTGCAAATAAATAATTTGAAGATGGAAAATGTATTAGTTGCTGGTGCTAACGGTACCACAGGAAAAAAAATAGTTAACCTTTTAAAAAGCTCTCAATATTTTGAGCCTGTAGCAATGGTTAGAAAAGAAGAGCAGCAAGAACAATTTGAAAAGGATAATATAAAGACAGTTTTGGGTGATTTAGAGAAAGACTTATCACATACTGTTGAAAATATTGATAAAGTGATTTTTGCTGCCGGATCTGGTGGTAAAAAAGTAGTTGAAGTTGATCAAGAAGGTGCAAAAAGTTTAATTGACGCATCTAAAAATGCAAACATTAAAAAGTTTGTTATGTTAAGTTCTATGGGTGCAGACAATCCTGAAGAAGCTAGTGATCTAAAGGAGTATTTAAAAGCTAAGCACAATGCCGATGAATACCTTAAATCTAAAAATTTAATGCACGCAATAGTTAGACCGGGATCATTGACTAATGATGTTGGCACAGGGAAAATCGAACTAAAATCAAATTTGAATAAGCAAGGCTCCATTACTAGAGATGATGTTGCACAAACACTGGTAAGGTCTTTACATGATGATGCTGCTATAAATAGTACATTTGAAATTATACAGGGTGATACCCTTATTGGCAAGGCTATGGATGGAAACTCCTAAATATTAAAATATTGTTTGGTTGATTAAAGTCTGTCATAACTTGGTTATGACAGACTTTTTTTAATTATAATAATCTACAACTGTATTTATAAAATCTTGATAGTAAATCCTGTTGTGTATCTTCGTATCAAATTAAACTACCTCTATATGAAAACTTCATTTTTAAAATTAGCTATGGTTTTGTCCGTAGTTATAGCATTACACTCTTGTAAAGAAAATAAGAAAGAAAACAATGATAGTACGGCAAAAGAAATTGAACTTGATAGTACAGATTTGGCGTTACTAGACCTGAATCTTCCAGAAGGTTTTCAAATTGAAGTATATGCTAGGGGAGTAGACGGCGCTCGTTCTATGGCAATGGGTGATAACGGAACTTTGTTCGTAGGCACTAGAACAGAAAATAATGTATATGCCATACAAGATACTAATGGAGATTTTAAAGCTGACAATATTATAGTGCTTGATACTATGGAAGTGCCTAACGGAATTGCCATGAGAAATGGTGATTTATATGTTGCGCAACCAGGTAGTCTTTGGAAATACCCAAATATTGAAGACCAAGTTGGAGGTGAATTAGAAAAGGAATTGATTTATGATGATTTTCCGACGGAATTTCACCATGGTTGGAAATACATAGCCTTTGGACCTGATGATAAATTATATGTACCGGTAGGTGCACCATGTAATATTTGTAACCGTACCGATGAAGATGAACGTTTTGCAACTATTTCAAGAATGGATGCTGATGGTAGTAATCGTGAAATATATGCTAGAGGAGTTAGAAACTCAGTTGGCTTTACGTGGCATCCTGATACAAAGCAAATGTGGTTTACAGATAATGGTCGTGATATGTTAGGTGATGATATTCCTCCTTGCGAATTGAATACAGTTACCGAAGCTGGTCAGCATTTTGGGTATCCATTTTGCCATGGTGGTATTATTAAAGATCCAGAATTTGGAGATTTAAGACCTTGTTCAGATTTTGTTGACCCTGCTTTGCAGCTAGATGCTCACGTTGCTCCTTTAGCTATAAAATTTTATACAGGTACTATGTTCCCAGAAGAATATAAGGGCAAAGCTTTTATTACAGAACACGGTTCTTGGAACAGAAGCAAGAAAGTAGGTTATAGAATTATGATGGTTGATATTGAAGATGGCGAAGTTGTAAATAACGAGATTTTCATTGATGGCTGGTTAAACGAATCTGAACAAAAAGCTTCAGGTAGACCAGTAGATATGTTAGTTTTAAAAGATGGATCTATGCTTATATCAGATGATTATGGTGATGCTATTTATAGGTTATCCTATAACAATACAGCTCTTGCCAGCAACAATTAATAATAGATAAGATGTATACATAAGCAGCCGATAAGGCTGCTTTTTTTTATGCGACCATGCCAGAGTTATTTATTCTGTAGCTATATTTATGGTTCATTTATACATAGTTATAACCTTAATGCTCCAATAACTTAATAGGTTTTAAATAATATGAGTTATCCAGATAAAGTTTATTTAAACGGACAGATTGTAGATTCTGCTGAAGCTAAAATTTCTGTCTTTAACCGCGGATTTATTTTTGGTGACGGTCTCTATGAGGTTATGGTTCAAATAAACGGAATTTTCTTTTATGAAAAAGAGCACCTGGCAAGACTACAATCCGGTTTACATAAAGTTAATATTGATTTTGATGTAGCTATTCTTAATAACGAAATACCTAAATTATTACACGCTGCTCAGTTGACAGATGTGGACTGTATGCTGTACATACAGATTACCAGGGGAGTGGCACCGCGACAACATTCTTTTCCGTCAAACATAAAACCAACAGTAATGATTTATGCTGTACCAAAAGTTTTACCTGAAATAAATTTGGTAAATGCACATGTTATTATACGAAAAGATTTTAGGTGGTCTAGATGCGATATTAAAATGACTTCTCTTTTAGGAAATGTAATGCTTAACGAAGAAGCTATGCAGCATGATTGTTATGAAACCATTTTACATAGAAATGGCGTTTTTACAGAGGCATCTCACAGTAATTTATTTTTTGTAAAAGACGGAGCAGTATATACTCACCCAGCAGATGAGCATATTCTTAATGGTATTACCAGAATTGTAGTCATTGAACTTTGCCACTTACTTGGTATTAAAATTATAGAAAAAGCCATTAAGGTAGCTGAAATTGATAGTATTGATGAAGCTTTCCTAACAGGTACCAGTACTCAAATTGCAGCTATTCAAAATATTGATGACCACCAGCTATATTCAGGAAATAAAAAAGGCCCCATTACAAAAAGATTGCAAGAGGCCTTTTTAAAACTAAAATAGGTTTTACTCTACCATAAAATAAGTAAAAAACTCATCTGTATTTTTAATGTTCATAAGGTCTAAAATATAGCACACTTCACTTAAATCAGAAAAATCTAATCCGCCTTCAGCAACACTTTCATTTAAATATCTACCTTCCTTTCCATTATATTCATTTCCTAAACGAATAGCAGTATTCCAAACTTTGGTTAAGTGTTCATCGTTTAATTTAGATTCCCATTCAACCTTACCATCAGATTTTAAACCCGGTGTACCATTGCCCACTTCATTACCATCTGCTATTTTATGGTAGTCCGTTACAGTTTGAGCATACTTTAATTTAGTTGGTTCAGTAACAGATTCGTTCCAATCGCTATGTTGAACTACATGAATACTTTCTTTTATATTTATTGAAGAGTTCTTTTCCGACAACTTCTTTACCCAAGCTGCAGTGAAATCTGATTGCCCAGCTTCGGCAACCCAAACCGAACCTCCGTCTTTTATCGTTTTCAGCGCTTTATTGACCACTTTATCTAAAGATGCTTCCCATTCCTTGTCCGCATCTGTCCAATTACTTTTAAACGCCATTTTCATTAATTCATTTGGCGGAACATATAATCCTTCTTGAATACCATAAGCACCAGCTACAGCGAAGTAATTTAAATATTTGTAATCTGGGTGTTTTAAAAGTGTTGCCAAACCGGCTGCAGTGTGTAAATCGTCAATATCTGTTTTGCAATCTAATTGAACTAGCAGCAAATCTTTAGAAATATTGAATTTAGGTTCTTGGGCTATAACACTGTAAGAAATAAATAATGTTAATAGTACCCCAAACAGGACATTTTTGAATAAGAATAAGTTTTTCATTGAAATGAGTATTGTATGTTGATATGAAGTTGTTTCTACTAAAGTATCATAAATTATGATTATCCAATTCAATATAAAATTCAATAAACCAGTTATTTTTCAGATTTGGGATAGTTTATTTGAGAAATAATATGACCACAA includes:
- a CDS encoding carboxymuconolactone decarboxylase family protein; the encoded protein is MSTFNIPTREDVSENNKAIFDNLEKALGFVPNLYATYANSDTALENYLNFANAKTSLSAKEKEVVNLAVSEVNNCIYCLSAHTAIGKMNGFTDEQILELRAGKASFDSKLDALAQLAKNVTENRGRTDEKVLENYFAAGYTKANLIDTISLVGDKTISNYIHSTTQVPVDFPEAVAL
- a CDS encoding OsmC family protein: MNFIRKAYATWKGSGKEGQGTLTTESTVLQDTQYSYNTRFEQGNGTNPEELIGAAHAGCFSMQLSFLLGEEGFTPNSLDVEAKVEFKNGEIVKVVLELKGDVPEIKDAQFKEIAENAKSVCPISKLLNAEIELISHLS
- a CDS encoding alkene reductase, encoding MSTQILLTPFHKNLSLKNRVVMAPMTRSRATNEGNTPTEDLHVPYYTQRASAGLIITEGSQVSKDAVGYVNTAGIHSKEQVEGWKKVTKSVHDKGGKIFIQLWHVGRMSHPDFHNGELPLAPSAINPNAQSYTPEGFKDTVTPKAMSIEDIKQTVADFKNAAINAMEAGFDGVEIHSSNGYLFHQFFNGTSNHRTDQYGGSIENRTRFFFEVLDAIKEVIPQEKIGVRFNPSLDGMFSITMDEETIPTFEYIIKKLNDYNLAYIHLSEPFTDVSDISFAIRDIAKHFRPLYNGTLMINAGFDQESGNKVIEEGNADLVAYGKLYISNPDLVERFAKGHDLAEWDNDTFYSGGKEGYIDYPTFNQETEHA
- a CDS encoding SDR family oxidoreductase — translated: MENVLVAGANGTTGKKIVNLLKSSQYFEPVAMVRKEEQQEQFEKDNIKTVLGDLEKDLSHTVENIDKVIFAAGSGGKKVVEVDQEGAKSLIDASKNANIKKFVMLSSMGADNPEEASDLKEYLKAKHNADEYLKSKNLMHAIVRPGSLTNDVGTGKIELKSNLNKQGSITRDDVAQTLVRSLHDDAAINSTFEIIQGDTLIGKAMDGNS
- a CDS encoding TonB-dependent receptor; the encoded protein is MNFSCKRANTLLTFIFLLCLLSKANAQNLKGVVTDKEGVALENVGIFNQSSGQHSHSNLTGSFSLPATTLNDSIFFSNLGFKTFILVIEQKHFNEGVNIALEESSINLEQVEVISKVDAMSRIVNVDVQNDPVKSSQEILRKVPGLLIGQHAGGGKAEQIFLRGFDIDHGTDVAISVDGMPVNMVSHAHGQGYADLHFVIPETIDNINFGKGPYYADKGDFNTAGYVDLSLKKSIDKSMVSYEAGQFNTNRFVGLFNILESSKSSAYVASEVYLTDGPFDSPQNFNRINILGRYNYKDIGKEELTLTASHFQSKWDASGQIPQRAIDQGIIGRFGAIDDTEGGQTSRTNLMLNHTKFLGEDQFLKTRAFVSKYDFELFSNFTFFLEDPINGDQIRQYEDRTIMGAETVFEQIDIAVGADDRFKYSAGIGFRNDNVDDVTLEHTLNRKTVLEQYAFGDVDETNMYGFVDGEYKTGNWTFNPSVRFDYFNFDYENKLTELYDNKSESKAIVSPKLNTIYSVNKDWQLFLKTGLGFHSNDARVVTANEGRDILPRAYGVDFGTIIKPVDKLVLNATLWGLFLDQEFVYVGDAGIVEPSGKTRRVGVEVGARYQMLDWLYLYSDVNYTYARSTEEADGEDYIPLAPDFTAVGGLSFSDIGNFSGNLNYRYLGDRAANEDNSIIAEGYFVTDLNLNYHINNWTVGVIVENLLDTKWNETQFATESRLFSEPASVEEIHFTPGTPFYLRGKVAVRF
- a CDS encoding DEAD/DEAH box helicase, producing MQETVFELQDRKTDKELYSYQQGAIQQIFDKFDSERDDYHLLYQLPTGGGKTVIFSEMVRQYLKNHNKKVLVMTHRIELCNQTSAMLTSFGVVNKVVNSKANLDDHERYSCYVAMVETLNNRLNDDQLDISDVGLVIIDEAHYNSFTKLFKFFENSFVLGVTATPLSSNKDLPMNKNYDELIPGETIENLIANDFLARAEVFQYDMGLTSLEIGSNGDYTVKSSADLYTSPAMLSKLLEAYTKHSKGKKTLIFNNGIETSIQVYHTFQAAGLNIMHLDNTATKKQRKQILKWFKETPDAILTSVSILTTGFDEPTIDTIILNRATKSLTLYYQMIGRGSRVLNNKSKFTVIDLGNNLYRFGPWGADLDWGAIFKSPNFYMDRIKDDEDIESDFKLELSEEVKAEFKNSEDTYFDIKETYETATFAGESSKVVLERSIAHHAYMCIENSEDVYDALALAKLLKEDIDNRIHVYGKCISKSTYNFLSWLKDDYQKKLNAYLRENFDRVFEDIHGHPPED
- a CDS encoding helix-turn-helix domain-containing protein codes for the protein MQEVFKDFSTGGLLKIGNELLLESYRKPKQAGIYIFIRTTTQKASIEVDGVPYTISEHSLLALTPIQFLHYTEGRNLIVYQFNREFYCIKDHDKEVSCAGLLFFSNAHIPVIDLEEKQQRKFDTLHEVFVDELETEDTIQAEMLRMLMARFMIMSTRLLKAKEGFSEATNDVKVDLLRNFNLLVEEYYKSEHSVVFYADKLFKSPKTLSNTFSKFNTTPLQIIHERIILEAKRLLIYTDKTTKEISYEIGFEDASHLSRLFKKQTQQSPSDFKKQLKKSF
- a CDS encoding pseudouridine synthase produces the protein MEHLHYKVYKPVGVLSQMTSGEDRQRRKKRFLTELHNFPEGIMPVGRLDEKSEGLLLMTTDGKLSDTINRAGIEKEYLAQLDGLITTEAIKEISEGVAIGIFGKKYMTKPCNVIILNEPPTLPDADVQLRIGRHRPTSWIRIVITEGKFRQVRKMTAAVGFPTVRLIRVRIGDITLEKMQPNHVVPISDFPPLS